AAATGGAACGTTGAGATCGGAGTTGGAGGCATAAAACATATTGGGACAAGAAGTTGAAGACGAGGAAGTGGAATCCGGGGCCGGGGAGGTGACGGCGgcagtagtagtagtagtcgTCGTCGTAGTTGTTGTCGTCGTCGTAGAAGAAGGTCTTTTGAGGCGCTTGTTTTTCCGGCAGCCGCCACCGACAGGGACATTCCTCAAGGTGCCACCGCGGGTCCAGTAGCGCTTACAAGCCTTGCAAAAGTGGCGAGGCTGAGACAAGCTGTAGTTGTTGTAGTAACAAAATTTGGTGTTTGAAGAGTCACAACGAGGGCACCGGAGAGGGTCTTGTTGGTGTTGTTTGAGTTGAGTTTTCTGATCATGTTGTTTGTCCATTACTAAtccagaggaagaagagggcaTGAGATTATTCAAACCCTTTTGATGATGNTAAGTCTGAATTAAGAGAGGATTAGAGGTAATTAGATGAGGGATGCATTAAAGTAAAAGGTTAAATAATATAGCCCGGAAAGGGGAAAGTTGATAGGAAGAAGAGGGttagtgagagagagagaaaggtgAGCATTAAATGGTAAATGCATTATTGAGGGTTATAATTTAGATGACTTTTGTGGGCATCTAATTAAAACCCCTATGGGGGTTTTGAATAGGGGAAGGCAAATGTgcatattttttgtttgaaaattgtaGTGTAGGACAGGTTTGAAGAGGGAAGTATTCCTTTTAGGCATGAATTTGGTGATAATTCCAAGAGCAAGGGGACAAAACAGAGTAACATGTGGGGGTGTNtggtgatgatgatgatgatgatcatgatcTAAACTTGTTGTTGGATGATTCTTCATCtatgtgaaaagaaaagaggaagaacataCACATATTATTCCAATCCAAAGGGaaagcaacaaaaaaattaagggtatGGTCAATTTTTGGTTGTAataatttgagagagagagagagacaaaaaaagagagagaatttacTTACTTGTGGCCATTGGTTAGCTGATGAAGAGATGAGAACCATTTTGTCACAGTTTCCCAGCATTTCTTTTTGGATCTCTCCTTTCTCTTACACCAATTTTGTTTGGAAACAAAGTGTAAACAGACAAAGAGTAGGTGATGAGGGAGGGTTTTATTTcaaaccctctctctctctctccctctctctccgcCTCTCTCTCCGCCTCTCTCTAAGATGGGGTTGAAAATATTATGaccaaaaaattaatttgaagtcATTGATGATTATATGTATAATTTAATGAGAATTTCACGTGGTGTGTGGATCTAATTTTTTGAATCTCtcactttctttatttctttatgtCTGAAAAAAACAGCTAAAGAATGTTGAGAAACATTCAgaaatccaataaaaaaaaaaaagaaaaggagaaataaAGTTTCAAGAATATTACAGAGATGAATCTCGAGAGGTTCGAGAAAAAAATGGCATGCATTTCGAAAATTTTTACGACAGTAACAAGAACGATttaagaacaataaaatattatatcatctAACGAGTAATCGATCGTCTTTATCTATCTTTATGtaatatttagtttgtgtTGGAGTAAAAGTATAGAGAAGGGAATCCCTAGAGTGCTCAATACCCAATGCAAAGCATCTCACCCACATTCCCACCACTTTCACCACCTCCACTTTAACCCTCCAACGCTTTCAAAGCTTTGTTTCACTGTCCGGTTGTTTTCAGAAACAGCTTTCCACAGAATCTATAATATTTGGATTAAGGGATAATTAAGTCTGAATTAAGAGAGGATTAGAGGTAATTAGATGAGGGATGCATTAAAGTAAAAGGTTAAATAATATAGCCCGGAAAGGGGAAAGTTGATAGGAAGAAGAGGGttagtgagagagagagaaaggtgAGCATTAAATGGTAAATGCATTATTGAGGGTTATAATTTAGATGACTTTTGTGGGCATCTAATTAAAACCCCTATGGGGGTTTTGAATAGGGGAAGGCAAATGTgcatattttttgtttgaaaattgtaGTGTAGGACAGGTTTGAAGAGGGAAGtattcctaaaaaaaaaaaaaaaaaaaaaaaaaaaaaaaaaaaaaaaaaaaaaaaaaaaaaaaaaaacatcactTTATTCTCAAGGGAGTGGCTTTAAGAGAAGGGCATAAGGAGGCTTTGAAGGCCATGTGGTGGGCAGCTCAGCCTCGCCCACAGCCTCACCCTCACCCTCTTACAAGGCCAAGATATAGGGTGAAGAACAAATGGATTTTGTAGTAAACCAAGGGATTTTCTCGCTTCCCCTAACATTCCATCATTATTCCCTCAccccttcttttctttattgttcATGGAATTAGGGTTTAAGATTATTAGTTTGTTTATGGGTTATGGATTATAATATAGTTGCTCCCCCAACTTCTCATTGTTTAGCTTTACAGATCGTGAGAGAGAACGAAAGAGATTTCCCGAGGTCAGGCTTCACTGCTTCAATTCATATGCATCTGTGGTGAACTTAAGCCGTTACAATGAGAATTCAAGGTCgtaacttttttaatattatgtcTAAAGATTGAAACTTTGACGAGTAACACTCGAGATAACATAACGAAtcgaaaaaaaggaaagagggGACCTCTCCATCAACTCATACATTGGGTTCAGACAAAGATCTCCATACCCATTTTGGTTGGGTGCTTATTTGGACATCCACTTTCATATTACACTTCCCTTTGTCCACAATACAATTTAATgggaaattattttatgaaaaaaaagcccttgaaatcttgaaaataattcaaaaaaatctccctctaattaattatattggTATTTGGGTGTCAATCATAACCCCTTTTCAATGATGCCTCACACCCACTTCTTTCTCAATGACACCCAAAACGTTCTTCTTATTCAATCCTTTTGTCTCCtctcatttttattctttttgacAATAACATTATGCTATGAGTAGGGCAAGAGGGGgaagaatttcaaattctcCCTATAATATTCAACTTCATACcaacattattaaattcatCGTAAACTCGTTTAGACTCGTTTagttaataaagaaaaatctcTCACAACCCTCTCTTTATTCTAGATCGATTTTTGCAGATTAGATGCAGATTAGATGAACTGGTTTtgtatattaatattaattagtgGAGGAGAGTTCCCATGAGATGGTCAAACTTGGGGAATTGGAAAATTCCAAAGAAGTAGTGCCCTTTGATGGcctttattttaaacaattactatttttctaattttttttaaaggaaaaataaaaattcaaaaaaatagaaaaaaatagaaactcaAAATCATGTGTAGAtctaaatcttaaaaagaatatgaatTGGGCATTATTGTacctaaaaatataaactattatattaattatttaatatatatatatatatataagtgtGAGGAAGATTAGGTGTTagattataaaatatgaatatgtCATCATTATATGGATCTTACAATTATCTGCTTacgttaaattaaaattctttgCCTTTGTAACCTTGTTGTCGTCCATTCAGtgtgtaattaattattattatttttctttaccttttgtttaatcaatttatttaatatttttcctaCCTAATTTTGGTGCTCATCCCCTTCCCATCAAACCCCagaaacttattttttattctataacAGCGATCACCAAAGATAaaagttataataataatttcaattctttttaaatttaaaaaaaaacataattttcttaatcaGAAGTGATACTCATCAACTTGTTTGGAGTTAATTGATTGAATCttgtattttataattatttcttaaattatcatataaatttgattttaatctTAAACATGCTTTATTATAGTTTATCTTATCTTAATCCACCCAATTGACATacttaataacattttttaacgCGAGGTATcgttaaatttaaatgaatggTCTCATTTGATAGcgtattaaatttatgatatacggtcaatttttgtttaatattttatatttgaatcaaattaaaaaatttaaaataattgaaactaaattaaaattaaactcaaattaGCAATTTAAGATTATTGGACCAAATTGAAATGAGATTGAAGTTATAATAaccaaaaattgattttaatggTCCTTTTAAGATCTCCTTTCAAAAGTGTGCAGTTAACATAATAATAGCAATTATCTATGGATTAGTTCataattcttaataatttatcataatttatcTACAATAAATGACGCCTAAAGTCTAATGatgttcaaaaaaatatataaaatgcGATAAATtcgtatttaataattatttttaaatataaataaatttttatttttgagttttaattataaaagtaaataataatggtTAAAATATAGGGTCAACTaggaataataattataagtaAGCTTCAATTACTCACTCAAAAAGCCACTAATCATGCCCACTTTAGCCCTAAATTTATGGAATTAAAAGAAGCCCTAATTTTATGGGACCGTGCTTTGTGAATTAAGCCGGTCGGCTGGGATTGGTGTACGGCGGACGCGCAACCGCCAATGTTTCCATCATTATTTCTGCCTTAAAATAATTGCAATTTGGTGCATTTCATTTCACCGACACTTTCCCGACAACTGGTTCTGTCGGGAAGGGAAGGGCCTCCTTATGGGCCTTGTTGGGCTATCGGCTGTATGCTGAATTCGGACTCAATGGGCCTGGTCGAATCCATTTCACGAGCTTCACATTAAGCGCAAATACTAATGGGCCCACTAGCTGGGCCTCTATTGCCGAGCCGAAGCCCAAATGGAGGCTTACTACTGCTAGTACAgcataagatatatatatatatttagagaTATATTCTTGCtattatctttttataaatattaaataataattattaaatttaatgttgtCAAAGTTGCGGATATTCACAGGGACAAAAATGGAAACATGCCtccatatttttatgttttataaaatacaaCCAACAATAATATCTTCTTGTTTTGtgtcctttttttatttattatttattattattttgttggtcaAAATAGATAGTTTGTTGCTTTGTAATTAATACGTGGACAAggaatgagaaaataaatctgatggaaattaaaaactttagaTGATTAATACAATGTTACAAAAAAGCCAATTTGAAGCTGTTtgtttataaatgaaattccATCTTTTTTCCAATTTAAGAAAACTATAGGAAATGTTTCttgtttgaaagaaaatacaaattcaaaaccaacactcaattattgttctttctttttcttttagatccGGGTGAGCGTGTGGAGCCTATGACATCGTAAGTTTAATAGTCGCGATCATGGTTATGTTCTCTtatgagtttttctttcctaGTGAGTTATTATAGAGTCTAAATTCTTATATGTTTGAGATTGAAATGTGATTGAGAGAACATCTCAACGTGGTtcatataaaaatgattagtgtgagatcccatattcgttagagagaggaacagaaacgaaacatttcttacaataATGCATAAATTTCTCTTTAatggacgtgttttaaagttGTAAGGCTGACAAAGATACATGATTggttaaagcagacaatactcattagcggtgagcttaaaCTActagaattaattttataaacacaAACCTTTTAatcgaaaatatatattttacgtCCATTCAGAATAGAAATTGAGATTAAAGTGGAATTAACAAATAAGTACAGTGTGAGATGAACTTGAAATGAATTGGACCCACACAGCATAAAGCTCTAACGTATTGCACAGTGAGCTATCCCTCTAGCCAGTACAATTGGGACCAATTTAGctctctttttctcattaTGGTTGTTTTAGGGTTCCAATgacattttcttattatttatttatattaatcttattttaataaatttaacttcAAATCAATCCCGGGTTTAAACATAGCTCAActgattaatatatataaagtaaaaaaagtcGATATCTTGGAATATTTGTTATAAAGAGAGGCNaaaaaaaaaaaaaaaaaaaaaaaaaaaaaaaaaaagaggcaGAATTGAgggttttatttgtttttttgtgcAATAGGGACACAATAAAGTTAACAATGGGTACACTTCATACTTTACACACAGCAGAAACtgaagagaaagaagcattCCCTACGGAGAGCAGCTTGAATTAAAGTTATAGATAGAGATGGGATGCCCCAATTCATGCACATTTACTTGGAAAGTTCGAGGCTTATTAGACACTTTTCAAAGTCGAACGAACCAATCGGATCTAACCACTCCAAACAGGAGCAGACAATTTTTCCAAAGAGAGAagactaatatatatttaaactaattgTTTAATGCAACTTGGGTTCTCAAGGTATGTGGAAGCAACATTATTGGAGCAAAATTGGTTGGTTTTTTTAGTgttatgaaagaaataaaatgaaaagaaaaacatttttttccccAAACCCATTTGTTNATTGGAGTTTGTGGTCCTCAGACCTCAGCTCTAGTAGTGTACTATTACTACTCTTATTGTCCttcacttcttttctttcctctgaAGCAACCAAtttcttgattcttcttcctttccttttctcttcctcttcattAGTCTCCGTTTTGGGTCTTCTGAAATGGCCACCGGAAAAGCCGACGGAAAAAGGAGGCTGAGCTACTACGacatggaggaagaagaggaggaggaagaggaggtgGAGGTTGTTGATggagaattagggtttggtGGGGATTtcaataagaagaagaagactcTGTGTTCTGGTGGTGgttctaataaaaaatcagGATCTGGGTGTGGTGGAGAGGCTACGGCGGCGCCGTCGTGCCAGGCGGATAATTGCAATGCCGATCTGTCTAGTTCGAAGCGGTACCACTGCCGCCATAAGGTGTGTGAGTTTCATGCCAAGGCTCTGGCGGTTATGGTGGCCGGAATCCACCAACGGTTCTGCCAACAATGCAGCAGGTATTTTGGgacaaaaaccctaatcttagatctgtttttttaattatgtggTTTAACCTATTTTAAAGGTAACGTAAAGATTAGATAATAATTCAGTATATAGTTAGTGAGAAAATTAGTATATGTTTTAACTGTTCTTCAATTAATTAACTCCAAAATTTAACTGTTTTCAGTGtaattttcttcatctctttGGGGTTTGgttcatccaaaaataaattactgtTTATTCATCCCAAGACCATCAACtatgaaataaatgaagaaaattgtaattataataatgtaaaaatggttta
This genomic interval from Cucurbita pepo subsp. pepo cultivar mu-cu-16 chromosome LG20, ASM280686v2, whole genome shotgun sequence contains the following:
- the LOC111783691 gene encoding dof zinc finger protein DOF1.4-like isoform X1, with the translated sequence MLGNCDKMVLISSSANQWPQMKNHPTTSLDHDHHHHHHHHQKGLNNLMPSSSSGLVMDKQHDQKTQLKQHQQDPLRCPRCDSSNTKFCYYNNYSLSQPRHFCKACKRYWTRGGTLRNVPVGGGCRKNKRLKRPSSTTTTTTTTTTTTTTAAVTSPAPDSTSSSSTSCPNMFYASNSDLNVPFSGYDLNPLGLGFCSPNIDHRDFNLNGFNSSSLLSGYSTLFAHNPSSSTSISSLLASKFTNGVGFKSTDPNLFGNNLASPAFGHHHQQQVDHVMGSNGGDQLGLNVKDVKLEDGMKRLNWDDQQNQADEIATQSNDHNPLYGNWSSQTWHDPENLASSITSSLI
- the LOC111783691 gene encoding dof zinc finger protein DOF1.4-like isoform X2, whose protein sequence is MLGNCDKMVLISSSANQWPQMKNHPTTSLDHDHHHHXHHQKGLNNLMPSSSSGLVMDKQHDQKTQLKQHQQDPLRCPRCDSSNTKFCYYNNYSLSQPRHFCKACKRYWTRGGTLRNVPVGGGCRKNKRLKRPSSTTTTTTTTTTTTTTAAVTSPAPDSTSSSSTSCPNMFYASNSDLNVPFSGYDLNPLGLGFCSPNIDHRDFNLNGFNSSSLLSGYSTLFAHNPSSSTSISSLLASKFTNGVGFKSTDPNLFGNNLASPAFGHHHQQQVDHVMGSNGGDQLGLNVKDVKLEDGMKRLNWDDQQNQADEIATQSNDHNPLYGNWSSQTWHDPENLASSITSSLI
- the LOC111783603 gene encoding squamosa promoter-binding-like protein 3 — its product is MATGKADGKRRLSYYDMEEEEEEEEEVEVVDGELGFGGDFNKKKKTLCSGGGSNKKSGSGCGGEATAAPSCQADNCNADLSSSKRYHCRHKVCEFHAKALAVMVAGIHQRFCQQCSRFHGLQEFDETKRSCRKRLAGHNQRRRKSSSDVHGGTST